In Deltaproteobacteria bacterium, a single window of DNA contains:
- a CDS encoding GntR family transcriptional regulator has protein sequence MDKLRVFDSEIEKPLTLRERIVEFVKDSIIKGKLHPGERVPEHSISESFGISRTPIREAFRQLESEGFITVVPRKGAVVSSISASDVKDFYAIKSLLEGYAAKKACLKLSEKDIKKLQDLNRQMVKCAEKNDVKGFFRLDNQFHEIFLRLCGNNKLCDMSHQVVRQFERLRVMALSLPGRMEASTKQHDAIIAAFEKKDENEAEKLVMKNAEFSAEILVRELSKEKDSDGTGKQPGSGREAGKNDRI, from the coding sequence ATGGACAAACTCCGGGTTTTCGACTCAGAGATAGAAAAGCCCCTTACCCTGAGGGAAAGAATCGTAGAGTTCGTAAAGGACTCTATCATAAAGGGTAAGCTCCACCCGGGAGAGAGAGTCCCGGAGCACTCGATATCGGAGAGTTTTGGCATCAGCAGAACTCCCATACGCGAGGCCTTCAGGCAACTCGAGAGCGAGGGCTTTATAACGGTAGTGCCGAGAAAAGGCGCTGTCGTAAGCTCGATATCTGCCTCGGATGTGAAGGACTTCTACGCCATAAAGAGCCTGCTCGAAGGCTATGCCGCAAAAAAAGCTTGCCTTAAGCTATCGGAAAAGGATATAAAGAAGTTACAGGATCTGAACCGCCAGATGGTTAAGTGCGCCGAGAAAAACGACGTCAAGGGGTTTTTCAGGCTCGATAACCAGTTTCATGAGATATTTTTAAGGCTCTGCGGAAATAACAAGCTCTGCGACATGTCGCACCAGGTGGTAAGGCAGTTCGAGAGGCTTCGGGTAATGGCGCTAAGCCTGCCCGGAAGAATGGAAGCATCCACAAAGCAGCACGACGCCATAATAGCGGCCTTCGAGAAAAAAGACGAGAACGAAGCGGAAAAGCTCGTCATGAAGAACGCCGAGTTCAGCGCAGAGATACTGGTAAGGGAACTCTCTAAGGAAAAGGACTCCGATGGCACTGGTAAACAACCCGGAAGCGGCCGCGAGGCTGGCAAGAACGATCGTATCTGA
- a CDS encoding RluA family pseudouridine synthase, with translation MTTTHSLRADTSNADQRIDVFVAQNIPDISRSFVKTLTEKGLVLVNGNVAKASRTLKPGDMVEVTIPQAAPLEAVAEDIALDILYEDKDVVVVNKPRGLTTHPGAGRPSATLVNALMHHTKGKLSGIGAPLRPGIVHRLDKDTSGAIVAAKNDKSHTSLAAQFREHSTSRTYHTLVWGKVKADSGTITLSIGRDIKDRTKVSPRSRKTRHAETEYKVLRRYKWFTLLEITPKTGRTHQIRTHLLHIHHPVVGDPVYGRRTLPDNLPGNVKKALKAIKGQMLHAMTLGFTHPSTKKKIAFKAPYPLDMANLLKTIEEC, from the coding sequence ATGACAACAACACATTCCCTGCGCGCAGACACATCAAACGCAGACCAGCGCATAGACGTATTCGTAGCGCAAAACATCCCTGACATCAGCCGTTCCTTCGTCAAAACACTCACTGAAAAAGGGCTCGTGCTCGTAAACGGCAACGTGGCAAAGGCAAGCAGGACGCTAAAGCCCGGCGACATGGTGGAGGTCACTATCCCCCAAGCCGCGCCGCTTGAGGCCGTTGCCGAGGACATCGCCCTCGACATACTCTACGAGGACAAGGACGTCGTTGTCGTCAACAAGCCGCGCGGCCTTACCACACACCCCGGAGCAGGAAGGCCCTCGGCAACACTTGTAAACGCCCTCATGCACCACACAAAAGGCAAACTATCGGGCATCGGCGCGCCACTTAGACCCGGTATCGTGCACAGGCTCGATAAGGACACCTCGGGCGCAATAGTCGCTGCAAAGAACGACAAGAGCCACACCTCGCTGGCCGCCCAGTTCAGAGAGCACTCGACATCGAGGACATACCACACGCTCGTATGGGGCAAGGTAAAGGCCGATTCAGGCACCATAACGCTCTCTATCGGCAGGGACATAAAGGACAGGACAAAGGTATCGCCAAGGAGCAGAAAGACAAGGCACGCCGAGACAGAGTACAAGGTGCTAAGGCGCTACAAGTGGTTCACGCTCCTGGAGATAACGCCAAAGACCGGTAGAACACACCAGATAAGGACGCATCTCTTACACATACACCACCCTGTTGTCGGAGACCCCGTGTACGGAAGAAGAACGCTTCCGGATAACCTTCCCGGGAACGTGAAAAAAGCGCTAAAGGCAATCAAAGGGCAGATGCTCCATGCCATGACGCTTGGCTTTACGCACCCGTCAACGAAAAAGAAAATCGCGTTCAAGGCGCCCTACCCTTTGGACATGGCAAACCTCTTAAAGACGATAGAAGAATGCTAA
- the pgeF gene encoding peptidoglycan editing factor PgeF, which produces MLSKDGIGYETSPLLSNEKGVIHAFTGRKGGVSKAPYTSLNLAFHVNDSSTDVEKNRGLVKKAFSLEKIFTLEQVHGDEVYMLKAAALPSHAPTADAVITDIRNTSIGILTADCLPVIFYDKKTASIGACHAGWRGTQKSISSKTVAAMEQAFGAKPENIIASLGPYIGPCCYVVGFDVYDAFADRSNRDEFFGKAHGSSRSLDIALATKLELALHGLREENISVSASCTSCRNNDFFSYRKDKAVTGRQLAFISLR; this is translated from the coding sequence ATGCTAAGTAAAGACGGCATAGGCTACGAAACCTCCCCCCTCCTTTCGAATGAAAAAGGCGTCATACACGCCTTTACAGGAAGAAAGGGCGGAGTAAGCAAGGCGCCGTATACGAGCCTGAACCTTGCCTTTCATGTAAACGACAGCTCGACCGACGTAGAGAAAAACCGCGGACTTGTAAAAAAGGCCTTCAGCCTCGAAAAAATATTTACGCTTGAACAGGTGCACGGCGACGAGGTGTACATGCTTAAGGCCGCCGCCCTGCCCTCTCACGCGCCGACTGCAGACGCTGTGATTACGGATATAAGAAACACCTCTATCGGCATACTTACGGCAGACTGTCTGCCGGTAATCTTCTACGACAAGAAGACCGCATCCATAGGCGCGTGCCACGCCGGATGGAGGGGCACACAAAAAAGCATATCGTCCAAGACGGTTGCTGCAATGGAACAGGCGTTTGGCGCAAAGCCCGAAAACATTATCGCATCGCTTGGCCCGTATATCGGCCCCTGCTGCTACGTGGTAGGCTTTGATGTATACGACGCATTTGCCGATAGAAGCAACAGAGACGAGTTCTTTGGCAAGGCACACGGCAGCTCGCGTTCTCTCGACATCGCCCTCGCAACGAAACTCGAACTCGCTCTGCACGGCCTTCGAGAAGAAAACATCTCTGTAAGCGCATCCTGCACGTCATGCAGGAATAACGATTTTTTTTCGTACAGAAAAGACAAGGCCGTCACCGGGCGGCAGCTGGCATTTATATCGCTAAGGTGA
- the coaE gene encoding dephospho-CoA kinase (Dephospho-CoA kinase (CoaE) performs the final step in coenzyme A biosynthesis.) codes for MAMMIGLTGGIGSGKSTVAAELKKLGCSVIDADTVARDMMAPGQAAYKDVVKEFGKEILGKDNAVNRKALAAVVFSDARKLKRLNELTHPHIMKEIEKRAEALKKQSPKTPIVVNAALLIEVGHHRIMNKIIVVVADEYIRFDRVMKRDNLTLTEIKARDLSQMPLDKKKTYADFVIDNNGTMEATLKQVREAYRKLTA; via the coding sequence ATGGCTATGATGATAGGGCTCACAGGAGGCATAGGAAGCGGCAAGAGCACGGTCGCGGCAGAGCTTAAGAAGCTTGGCTGTAGCGTCATAGACGCCGACACGGTTGCGCGCGACATGATGGCTCCCGGGCAGGCTGCGTACAAGGATGTTGTAAAGGAATTCGGCAAGGAAATCCTTGGCAAGGACAACGCCGTCAACAGGAAGGCCCTTGCCGCAGTAGTCTTTAGCGACGCAAGGAAACTCAAGCGGCTAAACGAGCTAACGCACCCCCATATAATGAAGGAAATAGAAAAGCGCGCCGAGGCCCTCAAAAAGCAATCGCCAAAGACGCCGATTGTCGTAAACGCCGCGCTCTTAATCGAAGTCGGGCACCACCGCATAATGAACAAGATAATCGTCGTGGTTGCAGACGAATACATACGCTTCGACCGCGTGATGAAGAGGGATAACCTGACGCTTACCGAGATAAAAGCCAGGGACTTATCCCAGATGCCGCTTGATAAAAAGAAAACCTACGCAGACTTCGTAATAGACAATAACGGGACCATGGAGGCAACACTTAAGCAGGTCAGGGAGGCGTACAGGAAGCTGACGGCGTAG
- the rho gene encoding transcription termination factor Rho, with protein MNLKDLKEKKINDLTAMAKQYNIEGATGMRKQDLIFALLQAQSDQNGAIMGEGVLETLPDGFGFLRAQDYNYLPGPDDIYVSPSQIRKFGLRTGDIVTGQIRPPKEGERYFALLKVQSINLEDPEVAREKILFDNLTPLYPQERIKLETTPKGDTSMRIMDMFTPVGKGQRGLIVSPPRAGKTTILQKIANSITKNHPEVVLMVLLIDERPEEVTDMERSVKGEVISSTFDEPAQRHVQVAEMVIEKAKRLVEHQKDVVILLDSITRLARAYNTVVPPSGKVLSGGVDSNALHKPKRFFGAARNIENGGSLTIIATALVETGSRMDEVIFEEFKGTGNMEIVLDRKLGERRLFPAIDLNKSGTRKEELLIAKEDLNRIWILRKVLQPLNPIESMEFLLDKIQNTKSNKDFLDGMSK; from the coding sequence ATGAACCTAAAAGACCTGAAAGAAAAGAAAATCAACGACCTCACGGCAATGGCCAAGCAGTACAATATCGAGGGCGCAACGGGAATGCGTAAGCAGGACCTGATATTCGCGCTACTCCAGGCCCAGAGCGACCAGAACGGAGCCATCATGGGCGAAGGAGTTTTAGAGACCCTTCCCGACGGCTTCGGGTTCCTAAGGGCCCAGGATTATAACTACCTGCCGGGCCCGGACGACATATACGTCTCGCCCTCGCAGATAAGAAAGTTCGGCCTAAGAACAGGCGACATAGTGACAGGCCAGATAAGGCCTCCCAAGGAAGGCGAGAGATACTTCGCGCTTCTTAAAGTCCAGAGCATAAACCTCGAAGACCCGGAAGTTGCCAGAGAGAAAATACTTTTCGACAACCTTACGCCACTCTACCCGCAGGAAAGAATCAAGCTCGAGACAACGCCAAAGGGCGACACCTCGATGCGCATAATGGACATGTTCACGCCCGTTGGCAAAGGCCAGCGCGGACTCATCGTGTCCCCTCCTCGCGCCGGTAAAACGACCATCCTCCAGAAGATAGCTAACTCTATTACAAAGAACCACCCGGAAGTCGTGCTCATGGTGCTTCTCATAGACGAGAGGCCAGAAGAGGTCACTGACATGGAGCGCTCCGTAAAGGGCGAGGTCATAAGCTCGACCTTCGACGAGCCGGCGCAGCGCCACGTGCAGGTAGCGGAGATGGTGATTGAGAAGGCAAAGCGCCTTGTCGAGCACCAAAAGGACGTGGTAATACTGCTCGATTCTATAACAAGGCTCGCGAGGGCATACAATACGGTAGTGCCGCCAAGCGGAAAGGTGCTTTCCGGCGGTGTGGACTCTAACGCCCTTCACAAGCCAAAGAGGTTCTTTGGAGCAGCAAGGAACATCGAGAACGGCGGAAGCCTTACGATTATCGCAACCGCGCTTGTCGAGACCGGTAGCCGTATGGACGAGGTCATATTCGAAGAGTTCAAGGGTACCGGTAACATGGAAATCGTTCTCGACAGAAAGCTTGGCGAGAGAAGGCTCTTCCCTGCCATAGACTTAAATAAGTCCGGCACGCGTAAGGAAGAACTCCTTATTGCGAAGGAAGACCTAAACCGCATCTGGATACTTAGGAAGGTGCTCCAGCCGCTAAACCCGATAGAGAGCATGGAGTTCCTCTTGGACAAAATCCAGAACACCAAGAGCAACAAGGACTTCCTGGACGGCATGAGCAAGTAA
- a CDS encoding pyrimidine dimer DNA glycosylase/endonuclease V, which yields MRIWDIHPRRLCRAHLLGEHAELHAIWSVLVNGKKGYSRHPEVLRWKGKLLALYNVHERIVTEMLRRGFKHASPLDKRLARGRAVQKARVDTLKAQLENLAKKRCKCGKTGK from the coding sequence ATGCGCATATGGGACATACATCCGCGCCGCCTCTGCAGGGCGCATCTTCTCGGCGAGCATGCCGAACTGCACGCCATATGGTCTGTGCTCGTTAACGGGAAAAAAGGGTATTCCCGCCACCCCGAGGTGCTTCGCTGGAAAGGCAAGCTCCTGGCGCTCTACAACGTGCACGAGCGCATCGTCACTGAGATGCTGCGGCGCGGGTTCAAACACGCCTCCCCGCTCGATAAACGTCTTGCGCGCGGCAGGGCCGTGCAAAAAGCGCGCGTGGATACGCTAAAGGCCCAATTGGAAAACCTCGCGAAAAAACGCTGCAAGTGCGGCAAGACCGGGAAATAA
- a CDS encoding glycosyltransferase, whose product METLLWASAIIWCLLTINGTLNYLLNGKLTDAADKDLATYPKVSIIVPARNEEQAIENSVTSFCEQEYPAEYEVIVVDDESTDSTPAILEKLKRKYPHLKVVKGSGPAKGWLGKPAALERGVKEAAGDCYLFADADIWYSEGLLKLAVNYMAHKNADFMTLGPRVVTKGVFEAALMSNIYFVGGCIFPGYLVERTKTPLFSIGAGVFNLIKKELFIKTGAFGSIKDRVVDDVMLGYMAKKAGGKAVVTQATEHVSVRMYDGAMETIKGFRKNMFPALKKAPFLIPLPFVLGSIVSFVPYIGLIYNYMHSGTISTPAVISLVLMHWIFFSMFLVFRQPWYVTFLNPIRELGWWAIFAASFMEYYRRGGVHWRGRTFK is encoded by the coding sequence ATGGAAACCCTACTCTGGGCCTCGGCAATCATCTGGTGCCTTCTTACCATAAACGGCACGCTAAACTACTTACTAAACGGCAAGCTCACGGATGCCGCGGATAAGGACCTCGCTACCTACCCCAAGGTCTCGATCATCGTGCCAGCAAGGAACGAAGAACAGGCAATAGAGAACTCGGTAACCAGCTTTTGCGAGCAGGAGTACCCGGCAGAGTACGAAGTAATAGTAGTCGACGACGAATCGACCGACTCGACCCCGGCTATTCTCGAAAAACTAAAGCGCAAGTACCCGCACCTGAAAGTCGTAAAAGGCAGCGGCCCAGCCAAGGGCTGGCTTGGAAAGCCCGCAGCGCTCGAGCGCGGCGTAAAAGAGGCTGCGGGAGACTGCTATCTTTTCGCTGACGCGGACATATGGTACTCGGAAGGCCTTCTAAAGCTCGCCGTTAACTACATGGCACACAAGAACGCGGATTTCATGACGCTTGGCCCGCGCGTCGTTACAAAAGGGGTCTTTGAGGCGGCCCTTATGTCGAACATATATTTTGTCGGCGGCTGTATCTTCCCAGGCTACCTTGTCGAGAGGACAAAGACCCCGCTCTTCTCTATCGGGGCCGGGGTCTTTAACCTCATCAAGAAAGAGCTCTTTATAAAAACAGGCGCCTTCGGCTCGATAAAAGACCGCGTTGTCGACGACGTGATGCTCGGCTACATGGCCAAGAAGGCAGGCGGCAAGGCAGTTGTAACGCAGGCAACGGAGCACGTGAGCGTCCGGATGTACGACGGCGCAATGGAAACAATCAAGGGGTTTCGTAAAAACATGTTCCCTGCGCTGAAAAAGGCGCCGTTCCTCATCCCGCTGCCATTTGTGCTAGGCTCTATCGTGAGCTTTGTCCCGTACATCGGGCTTATATATAACTACATGCACTCGGGCACGATAAGCACGCCCGCGGTAATATCGCTTGTCCTCATGCACTGGATATTTTTCAGCATGTTCCTTGTGTTTCGGCAGCCGTGGTACGTGACCTTCCTTAATCCTATAAGGGAACTCGGCTGGTGGGCCATCTTTGCCGCGTCGTTTATGGAATATTATCGAAGAGGCGGCGTGCACTGGCGTGGACGTACGTTTAAGTAA